A genomic segment from Abyssibacter profundi encodes:
- a CDS encoding type II toxin-antitoxin system ParD family antitoxin, translating to MKRKTITVTDQQESWIRSQIQSGEFGNDSEYIRELIRQDRMEKQALADLRQVLALGEASGDPVPLDMDAIKASARRKAAP from the coding sequence ATGAAAAGAAAGACCATTACCGTGACTGACCAACAAGAGTCGTGGATTCGCAGCCAGATTCAATCCGGCGAATTCGGCAATGACAGCGAATACATCCGAGAGTTAATCCGTCAGGATCGAATGGAAAAGCAGGCACTGGCAGATCTCCGACAAGTACTCGCCCTTGGCGAGGCAAGTGGCGACCCCGTCCCGCTTGATATGGATGCGATCAAGGCGTCTGCGCGCCGCAAAGCGGCACCCTAG
- a CDS encoding HsdM family class I SAM-dependent methyltransferase, with the protein MDALSSTNIPKRENQPWQKRSEGFVLRAASFRTDDRLLEERRKLGAFYTPVALSQILSNWVIRSASDTVLEPSFGGCGFLQAARNRLSALGCASPKSQIYGCDIDPVAFDYLAAVLGTPVDLIRFSQSDFLSVSPGAPWPDRFSGILANPPYIPYQALGTNLRKNLSNREWPIAGIGGRASLWAYFIAHAVSFLAPKGRMAWVLPGAFLQADYAKPIRRYLASSFERTSAIVLRERIFLDAGTNEETVVLLADGYGSTEAPAPIQLAEATTLSDLIRMIGKWDGGKRVACQIEEARPASLSLNTRERALLTAIEARQDCITFGDIANVRIGLVTGANKFFVLSIDEVEDAGLDALDCTPILAKFLAAPGVSYTSTDHENLAGSGARCYLVGRPGNERSAPLVAYHETFDKAARVKTSTFRKRKIWWQPNDGRVPDAFFPVMHHFGPRLVLNPDGLTNTNTIHRVYFRENMSQLSRRLVAVSMLTTFAQVSAEMVGRRYGSGVLKHEPREAERIRMLVPAGLTVRSINTAFERIDRLLRAGRRDEATAAADALIMKAPGLPDSATETLSKMLLDIRLRRRPQSRTASR; encoded by the coding sequence TTGGATGCACTTAGCTCAACTAACATTCCAAAGCGGGAGAACCAACCATGGCAGAAAAGAAGTGAGGGATTCGTCTTGAGAGCAGCTTCGTTCAGAACAGATGATCGCTTACTTGAGGAACGACGTAAGCTGGGCGCGTTCTACACTCCCGTGGCCCTCAGCCAGATCCTGTCAAATTGGGTCATCCGCTCGGCGTCTGACACCGTGCTCGAACCAAGTTTCGGGGGTTGCGGCTTCCTGCAAGCGGCTCGCAACCGCCTGTCGGCGCTAGGTTGCGCATCTCCCAAGTCCCAGATCTATGGATGCGATATCGACCCAGTAGCGTTCGATTATTTGGCCGCCGTGCTGGGTACGCCCGTCGATCTGATACGGTTTTCCCAATCCGACTTTTTGTCTGTGTCTCCTGGCGCGCCTTGGCCAGATCGCTTCTCAGGCATTCTCGCCAACCCACCCTACATTCCTTACCAAGCCTTGGGCACTAACTTGCGGAAGAACTTATCAAACCGCGAGTGGCCGATTGCGGGAATTGGCGGTCGCGCAAGCCTTTGGGCCTATTTCATCGCGCACGCTGTATCGTTTCTTGCCCCGAAAGGACGGATGGCGTGGGTCTTGCCTGGAGCCTTTCTACAAGCCGACTACGCGAAGCCTATCCGGAGGTACCTTGCCTCTTCATTCGAACGTACCTCGGCAATTGTCCTGCGCGAACGTATCTTCCTTGATGCTGGGACGAACGAGGAGACTGTTGTCCTGCTAGCAGACGGATACGGATCGACTGAAGCCCCAGCACCGATCCAGCTCGCTGAAGCAACTACCTTGTCCGACCTGATCCGTATGATCGGCAAGTGGGATGGTGGAAAGCGAGTCGCCTGCCAGATCGAAGAAGCTAGGCCGGCGTCTTTGAGCCTCAATACCCGTGAGCGTGCGCTACTGACCGCGATCGAGGCTCGTCAAGACTGCATCACCTTCGGCGATATCGCGAACGTACGGATCGGCCTCGTTACGGGGGCTAACAAGTTCTTCGTCCTGTCGATAGATGAAGTGGAGGATGCTGGCCTTGATGCGCTCGACTGTACACCCATCCTAGCCAAGTTTCTTGCCGCTCCGGGGGTCTCCTACACCTCGACGGATCATGAAAATTTAGCAGGTAGCGGTGCCCGGTGTTATCTCGTCGGCCGCCCCGGAAACGAACGCTCAGCGCCCTTAGTCGCGTATCACGAAACCTTCGACAAGGCCGCACGGGTGAAAACAAGTACCTTCCGCAAGCGCAAGATCTGGTGGCAGCCCAACGACGGCAGGGTTCCAGATGCCTTCTTCCCGGTCATGCACCACTTCGGCCCCAGACTAGTGCTGAACCCAGACGGCCTAACCAACACCAACACAATCCATCGCGTCTATTTCCGGGAGAACATGTCACAGCTGAGTCGGCGACTGGTTGCGGTCTCGATGCTGACGACATTTGCTCAGGTTTCCGCTGAAATGGTCGGGCGGCGTTATGGATCGGGGGTGTTGAAGCATGAGCCCCGCGAAGCCGAGCGCATTCGGATGCTAGTGCCAGCAGGTCTGACCGTACGCTCGATTAACACCGCCTTCGAGAGGATCGATCGTTTGTTGAGGGCAGGCAGGCGGGACGAAGCGACAGCTGCCGCCGACGCCTTGATCATGAAAGCCCCGGGTTTGCCTGACAGTGCGACCGAAACCCTCTCGAAGATGCTGCTCGATATCCGTCTGCGGCGGCGGCCGCAATCTCGAACAGCCAGTCGCTAA
- a CDS encoding AbrB/MazE/SpoVT family DNA-binding domain-containing protein encodes MSEATVTSKGQITIPVDVRTSLSLKAGERVEFTTLDDGTVIMRPKNRSLLELEGMLQGAGRRKGKVKAEHMNIGGS; translated from the coding sequence ATGTCAGAAGCAACCGTCACAAGCAAAGGTCAGATCACCATTCCCGTGGACGTGAGGACGTCTCTGTCCCTAAAGGCCGGGGAGCGGGTGGAGTTTACGACGCTCGATGACGGCACGGTCATCATGCGGCCCAAAAATCGGTCACTCCTGGAACTGGAAGGCATGTTGCAGGGCGCCGGCAGGCGGAAGGGGAAGGTTAAGGCCGAGCACATGAACATCGGCGGTAGCTGA
- a CDS encoding sensor histidine kinase encodes MTDKKIRALIELELQKSDPDWALIENASRGQVDSNPSTVRFTVDAGHIQRLGAELVGKQDTALSELIKNAFDSDATSVTLDFKDQDQAGGSLTITDNGSGMSDDVIRSSWMRISTASKVDQPLSPIFRRVRAGRKGIGRFSVQRLGKRLRLETRPRGSRDGFRVFFNWDEEFQPGRDLHDVFNRIERFDKAPDHVGTTLEIEDLRDAWNDKAISRVWRSVLLLQPPFPISRRASDVVGRVQDPGFAVVINGTSRAEKSVQFSIDQSFLSQAIATITASVDGSGVATVRLVSSKLGVDDAQTFPEQYLLTGPVEFTTHYFIYSSSTLSGMTQSAAAEMGRTFGGIRIYRNGFRVLPYGQASDDWLQLDLDVSRRDLLVPANNRNFFGHVELTTDCNPLFEETSSREGLLENEAFHELRRFVRNAVEWSAKRIAATRNRKQDAGQKDFVAQPRRPSEVLQGLLDEQGAATKGGVSAEALAAAAAAASDYEEKIEKERAAALEYEEMLRLLASLGLSISVFGHEVKGAETSLSARLALLADAIAEVGDVTLRRRLERQQSQLQAASARLFDIGGYIAGLMSSTESRELRSLSVLGALNRFADQFSNYMRKQQVAFQIDVRPSTLRTTLMHASELDSVLLNFLTNSIKSMRQAKVAKRKVRMDARADGAHVVIGFEDNGLGIDEKSRARVFDAFYTTTMAADDDGIAGPGTGLGLRIVSDIAASYGGNAVVVDPSAGFTCRFEFRILAEAPSS; translated from the coding sequence GTGACAGACAAGAAAATTCGCGCGCTGATCGAGCTGGAACTCCAGAAGTCTGATCCCGATTGGGCTTTGATCGAAAACGCTAGCCGCGGTCAGGTCGACAGTAATCCGAGCACGGTTCGCTTCACGGTCGACGCGGGGCATATTCAACGCCTCGGAGCGGAGCTGGTCGGAAAGCAGGACACAGCGCTTTCGGAATTGATCAAGAACGCCTTCGATTCAGACGCTACGTCTGTGACATTGGATTTTAAAGATCAAGATCAAGCCGGGGGGTCTTTAACAATCACCGACAACGGGTCTGGTATGAGCGACGATGTGATCCGATCCAGCTGGATGCGGATTTCAACAGCATCAAAAGTCGATCAGCCATTGTCTCCGATCTTCCGTCGTGTCCGTGCTGGGCGGAAAGGGATTGGTCGTTTTTCGGTGCAACGCTTGGGAAAGAGGCTGCGATTGGAAACCCGGCCGCGCGGAAGCCGAGATGGTTTCCGAGTCTTCTTCAATTGGGATGAGGAATTTCAACCAGGGCGCGATCTACACGATGTGTTCAATCGAATTGAAAGATTCGACAAAGCTCCAGATCACGTCGGCACCACGCTCGAGATCGAGGATCTGAGGGATGCTTGGAACGATAAGGCCATCTCCCGCGTGTGGCGATCAGTACTCCTCCTCCAGCCGCCCTTTCCGATTTCTCGCCGTGCTTCCGACGTTGTGGGTCGCGTGCAGGATCCAGGGTTTGCCGTTGTCATCAATGGCACGTCGCGCGCGGAAAAGAGCGTTCAGTTCTCGATCGATCAATCTTTCCTCTCCCAGGCTATCGCCACAATCACTGCGTCGGTAGACGGCTCGGGCGTCGCAACGGTTCGATTGGTGTCGTCTAAGTTGGGAGTGGATGATGCTCAAACCTTTCCGGAGCAATATCTCTTAACAGGCCCCGTAGAATTTACAACGCATTACTTCATATACAGTTCTAGCACCTTGTCTGGAATGACGCAGAGTGCAGCTGCCGAGATGGGCCGGACCTTCGGTGGCATAAGGATTTACCGGAATGGTTTCCGGGTTCTTCCCTACGGTCAGGCCTCGGATGACTGGCTTCAATTGGATCTCGATGTATCACGCCGCGATCTGCTGGTTCCGGCGAACAATCGAAACTTTTTTGGGCACGTCGAGCTGACAACCGACTGCAACCCTCTCTTTGAGGAGACGAGTAGCCGGGAGGGCTTGCTGGAGAACGAAGCCTTTCATGAACTCCGCAGGTTCGTGCGCAACGCGGTCGAATGGTCGGCGAAGCGGATAGCGGCTACACGAAACCGGAAGCAGGACGCCGGACAAAAGGACTTTGTCGCTCAGCCTCGCCGCCCATCAGAAGTCTTGCAGGGGCTGCTCGATGAGCAGGGAGCGGCCACAAAGGGCGGCGTCTCCGCTGAGGCCTTGGCTGCTGCCGCTGCCGCAGCCTCTGATTACGAGGAAAAAATCGAGAAGGAGCGCGCAGCAGCACTTGAATATGAGGAAATGTTGAGGCTTCTGGCGTCGCTCGGTTTATCGATCAGTGTATTCGGACACGAGGTGAAGGGTGCCGAGACTTCTCTGTCTGCTCGCCTCGCCTTGCTGGCTGATGCTATTGCGGAGGTTGGCGACGTAACTTTGCGACGCCGCCTCGAGCGACAGCAAAGCCAACTCCAAGCAGCATCCGCGAGGCTGTTCGACATCGGAGGATACATCGCCGGACTGATGTCTAGCACCGAGAGCCGTGAGCTGCGTTCACTGTCCGTGCTTGGTGCCCTAAATCGGTTTGCCGATCAGTTCTCGAACTACATGCGCAAGCAACAAGTGGCCTTTCAAATTGACGTCCGACCGTCGACCCTCCGAACGACATTGATGCACGCAAGCGAACTCGACTCTGTTCTCCTAAACTTCCTGACCAATTCGATCAAATCGATGCGGCAGGCTAAGGTCGCAAAGCGTAAGGTCCGTATGGACGCCCGCGCCGATGGCGCGCATGTTGTTATCGGATTTGAAGACAACGGCCTCGGCATCGACGAGAAATCTCGCGCGCGGGTATTCGACGCCTTCTATACGACGACCATGGCGGCCGATGACGATGGTATCGCCGGGCCCGGGACGGGCCTTGGTCTAAGAATTGTGTCAGACATCGCCGCTAGCTACGGGGGGAACGCCGTAGTTGTGGACCCTTCCGCAGGATTCACTTGTCGGTTCGAGTTTCGGATTCTCGCAGAGGCCCCTTCGTCATGA
- a CDS encoding IS3 family transposase (programmed frameshift): MSKRRKFSREFKQGAVEQTYQPGVTCAQVARELEIGANLLTRWRREAEAAGLAAFGGTGSARDAELMRLKRELARVKKERDFLAKSGNVLCQGIVLRYQAIWRCRDEFPIRIMCRCLQVSPSGYYGWVDRPPSARQRDNERLLVRMRQMHEDSQGAIGAPRMWEDLVEEGETASLNRVARVMAADGLQGRPRKKMRGQKGQPSLPEPGVENLLERDFTALEPEAKWVTDITEIPTGEGKLFLCVVIDLFSKLVIGWSMHHRQDRQMVLRAVEMAIWQRQGSSSVILHSDRGSQFRSGDYQRFLKRNTLICSMSAVGHCGDNAACEGFFGLLKRDRVHHARYPSLDAAKADVFDYIERFHNPRMRRRVARQDRKFSDLFKPSVETG; this comes from the exons ATGTCGAAGCGTAGGAAGTTCAGTCGAGAGTTCAAGCAAGGGGCTGTGGAGCAGACCTATCAGCCGGGTGTGACGTGTGCGCAGGTTGCCCGTGAGCTTGAGATTGGCGCCAATCTGCTGACCCGCTGGCGACGGGAAGCCGAGGCAGCTGGTTTGGCGGCATTCGGTGGTACCGGATCCGCTCGAGATGCCGAGTTGATGCGCCTGAAGCGCGAGCTGGCGCGGGTCAAGAAGGAACGGGATTTTTTAGCAA AAAGCGGCAACGTTCTTTGCCAAGGAATCGTCCTGAGATATCAGGCGATCTGGCGTTGTCGCGATGAGTTTCCAATCCGCATAATGTGCCGCTGTCTGCAGGTTTCGCCGAGCGGCTATTACGGTTGGGTTGATCGCCCGCCGAGTGCTCGGCAGCGCGACAATGAGCGTCTGCTGGTGCGGATGCGGCAGATGCACGAGGACAGCCAAGGTGCGATCGGCGCCCCACGCATGTGGGAAGACCTGGTCGAGGAAGGCGAGACAGCGAGCCTAAACCGGGTCGCTCGCGTAATGGCCGCCGATGGCTTGCAGGGTCGGCCGCGTAAGAAGATGCGTGGCCAGAAGGGTCAACCCAGCTTGCCCGAGCCTGGTGTGGAGAATCTACTGGAGCGTGATTTCACGGCACTGGAGCCGGAAGCCAAGTGGGTCACGGATATCACCGAGATCCCGACCGGCGAAGGAAAGCTCTTCCTGTGTGTTGTGATTGATCTCTTCAGCAAGCTGGTGATCGGCTGGTCGATGCATCACCGTCAGGATCGGCAGATGGTGCTGCGAGCGGTCGAGATGGCGATCTGGCAGCGGCAAGGCAGCAGCTCTGTGATCTTGCATTCGGACCGCGGCAGCCAATTCCGCAGCGGTGATTACCAACGATTTCTCAAGCGCAATACGCTGATCTGCTCAATGAGTGCCGTTGGCCATTGTGGCGACAACGCCGCCTGCGAGGGCTTCTTCGGATTGCTCAAGCGTGACCGTGTCCATCACGCGAGGTACCCGAGCCTGGATGCCGCCAAGGCCGACGTATTTGACTACATCGAGCGATTTCACAATCCTCGGATGCGGCGCAGAGTCGCCAGGCAAGATCGAAAGTTTTCAGACCTTTTCAAACCGTCCGTGGAAACGGGGTAG
- a CDS encoding PIN domain-containing protein, with translation MASLDTNVLVRLLVKDDERQAAQARKLVQAESDRGETLFVPITAVLELEWVLRSVYEMPKSAILGAFVALLETRELVFQSEPAIERALEHFRKGSAGFADCVHLGICGADSELPLVTFDRKAARMEGAHLVGAAIG, from the coding sequence ATGGCGAGTCTGGATACGAATGTCCTTGTGAGGCTGCTCGTCAAAGATGACGAACGACAGGCAGCTCAGGCAAGAAAACTTGTTCAAGCTGAGTCGGACCGTGGCGAAACGCTGTTTGTCCCGATCACCGCGGTGCTGGAACTGGAGTGGGTTCTCCGCTCCGTCTACGAAATGCCGAAGTCGGCCATCCTCGGCGCGTTCGTCGCACTGCTCGAAACGCGGGAACTGGTGTTCCAGTCCGAGCCGGCAATCGAGCGTGCGCTTGAGCATTTCCGGAAGGGGTCTGCGGGTTTCGCCGACTGCGTGCATCTCGGCATTTGCGGTGCTGATAGCGAATTACCCCTCGTGACCTTCGACCGGAAGGCGGCCCGGATGGAGGGTGCTCACCTCGTCGGGGCAGCAATCGGCTAG
- a CDS encoding IS3 family transposase: MTCEVFLGVLKRERNNKQRHQSQDQARTEVFRYIKAFRSLRMRRRLQAQEQKFSALFKPSV; encoded by the coding sequence CTGACCTGCGAGGTCTTTTTAGGTGTGCTGAAGCGCGAGCGCAACAACAAGCAGCGGCACCAGAGCCAGGACCAGGCCAGAACCGAAGTTTTTCGCTACATCAAGGCCTTCCGCAGCCTGAGAATGCGCCGTAGGCTCCAAGCTCAGGAACAGAAGTTTTCAGCCTTGTTCAAACCTTCCGTGTAA
- a CDS encoding metallophosphoesterase family protein — protein MNHPGITFAGDTHGCLDHLIEAPPDDIIIHVGDFAPVDRPVSELLPPGVLERFYFIPGNHDYDRPAYRECLLEDPALAGRCLHGCVLQIGKLRVAGLGGIFKQRMWYPQKRLTAPEYPSPEDYIRTLPKKDRPGAGSSRRMRGAIWYSMWAQLACDRADLLVTHEAPTSHAHGFAGIDELARRLGATTVVHGHHHVDYAGTVCGGSVRVLGVGLRGLTRLDGRVLRAGMRSRGQGPR, from the coding sequence TTGAATCATCCGGGTATCACCTTTGCGGGCGATACGCACGGTTGTTTGGACCACCTGATAGAAGCACCTCCGGACGACATCATCATCCACGTCGGTGACTTTGCGCCCGTGGATCGGCCCGTCTCCGAACTGCTGCCCCCGGGCGTACTCGAGCGTTTCTACTTCATCCCCGGCAACCATGATTACGACAGGCCGGCGTATCGCGAGTGCCTGCTTGAAGATCCAGCGCTGGCCGGGCGTTGTCTGCATGGTTGTGTCTTGCAGATCGGCAAGCTGCGGGTGGCCGGGCTTGGCGGTATTTTTAAGCAGCGGATGTGGTATCCACAAAAGCGTCTGACCGCGCCCGAGTACCCTTCGCCCGAAGACTACATTCGCACCCTGCCCAAGAAAGACCGGCCGGGTGCCGGAAGCTCTAGAAGAATGCGAGGGGCCATCTGGTATTCCATGTGGGCGCAACTGGCGTGCGACCGGGCAGATCTGCTGGTCACGCACGAAGCCCCCACATCTCACGCCCACGGCTTCGCCGGCATTGATGAACTCGCTCGCCGCCTGGGTGCCACCACAGTGGTGCACGGGCATCACCATGTGGACTACGCCGGCACAGTCTGCGGCGGTTCGGTGCGGGTGCTGGGGGTCGGCTTGCGTGGGCTCACGCGATTGGATGGCAGGGTGCTGCGGGCGGGGATGCGTTCGCGCGGTCAGGGGCCGCGGTGA
- a CDS encoding metal-dependent hydrolase, which yields MSKRPAHKEPIVVREQLDFQLDGDDIPKYWMAGNPLKSRVFDAVQATFPDGERYFINSVRAFRDRIDDPALLQDVKDFMRQEGQHGMVHTQYNRRLDRQGIVTDAFTRHTRRVEQVRRKRYSPEYNLAMTAALEHFTAMMADLFFAEKSMLADADERVRAMFAWHAIEEMEHKAVAFDVMKKVAKVGYVKRCAAMTHATFAFSLYTLISPWFMLRMDGYSPAEAFKLYVQNTPWLFGKVLGRLLPMIARYYRPGFHPEDVPTVHNYMEWVEAYQAQGPLAAGEAMYAAAR from the coding sequence ATGAGCAAGCGCCCAGCGCACAAGGAACCCATCGTGGTGCGCGAACAACTGGATTTTCAGCTGGACGGCGATGACATCCCCAAGTACTGGATGGCCGGTAACCCGCTGAAATCCCGCGTGTTTGACGCGGTGCAGGCCACCTTCCCCGACGGCGAACGCTACTTCATCAATTCGGTGCGCGCCTTTCGGGATCGCATCGACGACCCGGCTCTGCTGCAGGACGTGAAGGACTTCATGCGCCAGGAAGGCCAGCACGGCATGGTGCATACCCAGTACAACCGGCGCCTGGACCGGCAGGGCATCGTCACCGATGCCTTCACCCGGCATACCCGTCGAGTGGAGCAGGTGCGGCGCAAGCGGTACTCGCCCGAGTACAACCTGGCCATGACCGCCGCACTGGAGCATTTCACCGCCATGATGGCGGACCTGTTCTTCGCCGAAAAATCCATGTTGGCGGACGCCGATGAACGCGTGCGCGCCATGTTTGCCTGGCATGCCATCGAAGAGATGGAGCACAAGGCCGTTGCCTTCGACGTGATGAAGAAGGTTGCCAAGGTGGGCTACGTCAAGCGCTGCGCCGCGATGACGCACGCCACCTTTGCCTTCAGCCTCTACACGCTGATTTCACCCTGGTTCATGCTGCGCATGGACGGCTACAGCCCCGCCGAGGCATTTAAGCTCTACGTCCAGAACACCCCCTGGCTGTTCGGCAAGGTGTTGGGCCGGCTCTTGCCGATGATCGCCCGCTACTACCGCCCCGGCTTTCACCCCGAAGACGTGCCCACCGTGCATAACTACATGGAATGGGTGGAGGCATATCAAGCCCAGGGGCCGCTGGCCGCGGGCGAGGCGATGTACGCGGCAGCGCGGTAG
- a CDS encoding Txe/YoeB family addiction module toxin, producing the protein MIERLAWTPAAWSDYEYWQAQDKKTLRRINKLIRDTMREPFAGIGKPEPLRENLSGYWSRRIDEKNRLVYAVDDSILTIVSCRYHY; encoded by the coding sequence ATGATTGAAAGGCTCGCGTGGACTCCCGCCGCCTGGTCTGACTACGAGTATTGGCAAGCCCAAGACAAGAAGACGCTGAGGCGCATCAACAAACTGATTCGAGACACCATGCGGGAGCCGTTCGCAGGGATCGGCAAGCCGGAGCCGTTGCGTGAGAATCTCAGCGGCTATTGGTCTCGTCGAATCGATGAGAAAAACCGACTGGTCTATGCCGTGGATGACAGCATCCTGACGATAGTTTCCTGTCGCTACCACTACTAA
- a CDS encoding type II toxin-antitoxin system RelE/ParE family toxin: MTGNSLSVSLRPLAVADLEDIWRHTAQSRNVDQADNYLDQIEQRLALLAENPPLGTDYSHVGPGVQRYQVGRHGVFYRTDENQLVVIRVMHDRMDAPRRLSDNE; this comes from the coding sequence ATGACTGGCAACAGCCTAAGCGTTTCGCTACGACCGCTGGCGGTTGCCGACTTGGAAGATATATGGCGCCACACGGCCCAATCACGGAATGTCGATCAGGCAGACAACTATCTCGACCAGATTGAGCAGCGACTCGCACTGCTCGCTGAGAATCCACCCCTAGGGACGGATTACTCACACGTTGGTCCTGGTGTGCAGCGCTACCAGGTCGGTCGCCACGGGGTCTTCTATCGCACAGACGAAAACCAGCTGGTCGTCATTCGTGTCATGCACGACCGGATGGATGCACCTCGAAGACTCTCCGACAATGAATAA
- a CDS encoding TonB-dependent receptor: MRAGAESARSSLDVAVSRARFDNGDRIPNAVERVASAGLTLLDRAAFSGGLRVRYLGEAPLIEDNSARSDATTIFNAQLSYQATPAITLRTEVFNLFDANDNDITYFYMSLLQGEPASGVDDFHIHPVEPRSVRLGIRWRL; encoded by the coding sequence ATTCGCGCTGGAGCTGAATCCGCAAGGAGTTCGCTAGATGTCGCTGTCAGCCGTGCTCGATTCGATAACGGTGACCGTATCCCGAACGCTGTCGAACGTGTCGCGTCTGCGGGCCTGACCTTACTCGACCGTGCGGCGTTCTCAGGTGGCTTGCGCGTGCGGTATCTAGGGGAGGCGCCACTCATCGAAGACAACAGCGCCCGTTCCGATGCCACGACGATCTTCAATGCCCAGCTGTCTTACCAGGCGACGCCAGCCATCACACTGCGGACGGAGGTATTCAACCTGTTCGATGCAAATGACAACGACATCACCTACTTCTACATGTCGCTCCTGCAGGGCGAACCGGCTTCCGGAGTGGATGATTTTCATATTCATCCAGTCGAGCCGCGGTCCGTGCGGCTGGGTATTCGCTGGCGGCTTTGA
- a CDS encoding type II toxin-antitoxin system Phd/YefM family antitoxin, which produces MKVVNFSEARKGLKGVIDSVVEDADYTVISRRDAPDAVVMSLDTFNSIMETAHLLGSPANAAHLAESIAQHRRGDAVEQSLTDD; this is translated from the coding sequence ATGAAAGTCGTCAACTTTTCAGAAGCGCGGAAGGGCTTGAAGGGCGTCATCGATTCCGTCGTCGAAGATGCCGACTACACGGTCATTTCGCGTCGTGACGCGCCTGACGCTGTGGTGATGTCGCTGGACACATTCAACAGCATCATGGAGACGGCTCACCTTCTTGGCTCGCCGGCCAATGCCGCGCATCTGGCGGAATCGATCGCCCAGCATCGACGCGGCGATGCGGTCGAACAATCGCTGACAGATGATTGA